Proteins from a single region of Apium graveolens cultivar Ventura chromosome 7, ASM990537v1, whole genome shotgun sequence:
- the LOC141672276 gene encoding uncharacterized protein LOC141672276 isoform X3, which produces MDEPNEFKNKAPMVTLAAKKMDVSSNVSYSEDSSDSDDDLNETSIIVDTSKYIADLKQKVDRLNQDIGTGKSSSHNQTSCPVGSSLA; this is translated from the exons ATGGACGAACCAAAT GAATTCAAAAACAAGGCTCCCATGGTAACACTTGCAGCCAAGAAGATGGATGTGTCTAGTAATGTATCTTATTCAGAAGATAGCAGCGACTCAGATGATGAT CTAAATGAAACCTCAATCATTGTCGACACGTCAAAGTATATAGCAGACCTGAAACAAAAAGTGGATAGACTGAATCAAGATATCGGTACCGGGAAAAGCTCTAGTCACAACCAGACCTCATGTCCTGTG GGTTCGTCTTTGGCATGA
- the LOC141672276 gene encoding uncharacterized protein LOC141672276 isoform X1: MTLDTRSVLICPIDYCTWIFYEFKNKAPMVTLAAKKMDVSSNVSYSEDSSDSDDDLNETSIIVDTSKYIADLKQKVDRLNQDIGTGKSSSHNQTSCPVGSSLA; encoded by the exons ATGACTCTTGATACTAGAAGCGTACTTATCTGTCCAATAGACTATTGTACATGGATTTTTTAT GAATTCAAAAACAAGGCTCCCATGGTAACACTTGCAGCCAAGAAGATGGATGTGTCTAGTAATGTATCTTATTCAGAAGATAGCAGCGACTCAGATGATGAT CTAAATGAAACCTCAATCATTGTCGACACGTCAAAGTATATAGCAGACCTGAAACAAAAAGTGGATAGACTGAATCAAGATATCGGTACCGGGAAAAGCTCTAGTCACAACCAGACCTCATGTCCTGTG GGTTCGTCTTTGGCATGA
- the LOC141672276 gene encoding uncharacterized protein LOC141672276 isoform X2 — MTLDTRSEFKNKAPMVTLAAKKMDVSSNVSYSEDSSDSDDDLNETSIIVDTSKYIADLKQKVDRLNQDIGTGKSSSHNQTSCPVGSSLA, encoded by the exons ATGACTCTTGATACTAGAAGC GAATTCAAAAACAAGGCTCCCATGGTAACACTTGCAGCCAAGAAGATGGATGTGTCTAGTAATGTATCTTATTCAGAAGATAGCAGCGACTCAGATGATGAT CTAAATGAAACCTCAATCATTGTCGACACGTCAAAGTATATAGCAGACCTGAAACAAAAAGTGGATAGACTGAATCAAGATATCGGTACCGGGAAAAGCTCTAGTCACAACCAGACCTCATGTCCTGTG GGTTCGTCTTTGGCATGA
- the LOC141672276 gene encoding uncharacterized protein LOC141672276 isoform X4: MVTLAAKKMDVSSNVSYSEDSSDSDDDLNETSIIVDTSKYIADLKQKVDRLNQDIGTGKSSSHNQTSCPVGSSLA; this comes from the exons ATGGTAACACTTGCAGCCAAGAAGATGGATGTGTCTAGTAATGTATCTTATTCAGAAGATAGCAGCGACTCAGATGATGAT CTAAATGAAACCTCAATCATTGTCGACACGTCAAAGTATATAGCAGACCTGAAACAAAAAGTGGATAGACTGAATCAAGATATCGGTACCGGGAAAAGCTCTAGTCACAACCAGACCTCATGTCCTGTG GGTTCGTCTTTGGCATGA